ATAATGTtcttggacacccccccccccccaccatgggaGTGGTTGAATGACCCCATAGCATTTCGCAGCAAAGCCAAATTACATTTCCAAGCGTCTGCTGTTAACAGAAGCTGAAACATATTGTGTGCATTGCAAATGCAGCACatggggccttttctgcaatgtGCAGAGCTGAATTAACAACCATCCTCCTAAATATCATACAGTGCAGTTTAGAGATTCCACCATGGAGAATTGagtcgttctccccccccccccatccttttaaagccctcagagctgaaaACTCAGTACTTTTTTGTCACATGACAGGGGAGCGGCAATGATATGAGGTCATTAAAACCAAAATGCTAGCCCGCTTAGCAAGAAAAACAGGATGGCTACAAATCTCTGCAATGTGCTTTTTCAGTAGGTGAGCACACCTGCCCTGGGCTGCATTGGGACAAGCGTTTCACCACAACTTTACTGCTCGGGGAAGCGCCTCCCTGTTTCTCTAGTCTAGAGGGTATACATTAATGGAAGTCCATCAGTTCCTGTGACTGGTGACCAGGATGAGGCCTTGGGATTGGACCGGCCAGACAAATACTAGAAACCGGGTCTTTTTGACTTGCATAATTAGCACAGCATAATACCTTGCTTGCTTCACTCCAGTTCCTGCTATGGCACATAATACCCTTTTTCTGTAATTCTGAACACAATTCCTTGGAAATACGAGCCTGGCAAGTTGTTATTCCTAAGGTCCTGAAGCATTGTGCTTTTAGACACCGCATTGCCCCTGGACCTTCTGCTTCGTGCTCTGCCCCTCCTGATTTGATTTTAATTACATATCAGCGGTGGCTGGGAGGATGGATGGATTTCACTTAGACGACTGACATTAATAAGAAAAAAAGGCTGATTTAAATCATTCAGCTGTTTTGCAGCAGTGTCcatgatgttttctaaggtttcaAAAAAGCTGGGGACCTGTGCATTACCCATACATGTAGACCACAAATCTTGCCTTTTAAGACTACTGAAGACTCCCAGGAACCAGCTAGAGAAAACCTGAGGGAGGGGGGCAAACATGCAAGAAAGCAGGAGCTGCTGGCCactttttttccttctctttatctcttattaTCTTTCAGGGGCTAATTTCCCCTGGAACATACCCCTCCCAACTCACTGGAAAGGTTAGTTGCTGAGCTGTGCCAAAGAAGCATCTGCTTCCCTGTGAGGCCTTGTGAGACCTGAGCGCATGCTCCTGCTTCTCTGTGCGGCAGCTTGAAATCCTGCGCCGCCAGCCTTCAGGGGGAAATTTCAACAAGCGGAGCTCCACTAGGCATGGTTACTTTCACACGGCATGTGCGATGTGTCACCAGACTCTTAAGTCACGTTGATTTCAATGAAGCTTTTTCTCCCACCTAGGAATTCTAGGATCACAGCCTACCCTCTCCAGCCCCTgcgagtattttttatttttttaatcttcttttatatcccacctttctgtcATGGAACCCAAGTTGGCATACATGTGGGCCCCGCATAGGCACAGATGCAGGCCTGCTTGGCTCCAGCACCGTGCCTTCAGACTTTTATTACCCTGGGTAGAGGCAGGGAAGCCAGTGAGTaaccccagcacacacacacacagacacacaacacAGATTCCCTGAGGTCTCCTGTGCCTCTTATTTGGCTCCAGAAGCATATCAAAATGCATTCATCCTTGGCTAGTATGGTAGTCAGTTAGGGCAAAGATAACCAGCATGGTGCCCTCaaatatgttgctggactacaactcccatcatcccaggccatttgccatgctggctgaggctgatgggagatggagtccaacagaaGCATTAGAAGGGTACCATGATGTTGGCCATCCCTTGGTTAGGATCATGAGGTAGTGGGGCTCTTCTTGTTTCAGTTGTCAAAACCTAGCTGATAGCTGTATATAtgttttttctctcctcctcctcctcccttttcctctTGTTTGCACAGGGCCGTGATTCCCGTGCAAGATGGCAAGGACCAGCCACAGCAGCTATGTCCTCCAGCAGCTCAACAACCAAAGAGAGTGGGGTTTTCTCTGCGACTGCTGCATTGCGATTGACGACATCTACTTCCAGGCACACAAAGCCGTCCTTGCCGCCTGCAGCTCTTATTTCAGGATGTTTTTCATGAGCCAGCAGCACAGCACGGCGCAACTGAACCTCAGCAACATGAAGATCACGGCCGAGTGCTTTGATCTCATTTTGCAGTTCATGTATCTGGGGAAAATCGCGACGGCCCCCAACAACTTTGAGCAGTTCAAGGTGGCCATGAACTCGCTGCAGCTGTACAACGTGCCGGAATGTCTGGAAGACATACAGGACACAAACTCCTCGGGTTTGCGGTGCTCCTCTTCCGCTTCCAGCACCCAAAATAGCAAAATGGTCTTTGGCGTGCGGATGTATGAAGAGACGTTGGCCCGAAGCGGGAGTGAAGCAAGCAGGTGCGGTGCTGAGCCACCAAGTTCGACAGTGAGCGCATCCCAGAGCAGGGAGGTCAGCGACGAAGCTCTGCGGCTGAGCAGCTTATCCGAGCAGCCGTTGGAGAGCTGCAAAGGGAGCGTTGTGCGCAAGGCCTCTGGCGCCAAAGACCGAGTGTCCATATCGCGCCGCTTTGGGAGGAGCTTCACCTGCGACGGCTGCGGCTTCAGTTTCAGCTGCGAGCGGCTGCTGGACGAGCACATCATGTCCTGCACGAACAGGCACTCCTATCAGAACGCCAGGTATTACGGGGCCGATAAGAAAGAGAGCGGTGAGAGAGACTCCGCCCTTAAAACCCCATCTCCCCAGCTGGATGAATTCAAAGCAGAGGCAAGCCAAGCGACGGATGGGTCATCCTCCCCAGCGTCGAATATAACTAGCGGGAAAGGCACTAGCATTTCGTTGGAGGCGCTGGGCAAACAGCGGAGTCGAGCCATGGAGAGGAAAAGGATCATTGTCAAGGTGGAGCCAGAGGACAACCCCATCGACGACCTGAAAGAGTTTAACATTATTAAGGTGACTGACGGCAACGATTCCACTGACAATGACGACCTGGATGATGATGACCCGGTTTACAGGTACTACATTGAGGAAGAGGTCAGTGAAAACAGGCGTGTTAGGAAAGCTTTCTTAAAACCCCACATGCCTATTGATGAGGAGGCCAGGAAATATTTTAGAAGCGGCAGGGTCCTTAACAGTAAAGTCAGTGCCGTCGAGGAGGGCCCGGAAAACGCGTCCTGTGAACTGTGCGGGCAGACAATCACTGAGGAAGACCTCTCTTCTCATTACTTGTCCAAGCACATAGAAAACATATGTGCATGTGGGAAATGTGGCCAGATATTGGTGAAAGGGCGCCAGTTGCAGGATCATGCGCAGTCCTGCGGGGAGCCCCAAGACTTGACCACCAATGGCTTAAGGAACATGGAGGAGAAAATTGACTTGGAAGAAAGCCCCGAGGAGCAATCTGAAATCCAGGAGATGATGTACGTGGAGATGCTGGACGAGTTCGGAGACGGCCATTTCCAGATGAACAGTCTTCCGAAGAAACAGCTCTACAGGGATTCAGCTTGCCCTTTCCGGTGCCCTAACTGCGGCTTGCGTTTTGAGACAGAGAATTTGGTGGTTGAGCACATGTCCAGCTGCCTGGATCAAGATCTGTTCAAGAATGCCATGATGGAAGAGAATGAAAGAGACCATCGACGCAAGCATTTCTGCAATCTTTGCGGGAAGGGCTTTTATCAGCGTTGCCACTTACGGGAACACTACACGGTGCACACCAAGGAAAAACAGTTTGCTTGTCAGACATGCGGCAAGCAGTTCCTAAGAGAGCGCCAGTTGCGCCTTCACAACGACATGCACAAGGGCATGGCCAGGTATGTCTGCTCCATTTGTGACCAAGGAAACTTCCGGAAGCACGATCATGTCCGGCACATGATATCCCACCTGTCAGCTGGAGAGACAATATGCCAGGTCTGCTTTCAGATTTTCCCAAATAATGAACAACTCGAGCAGCACATGGATGTTCACCTCTATACATGTGGTGTATGTGGCGCCAAATTTAATCTGAGGAAAGATATGAGATCTCACTATAATGCCAAACATTTGAAAAGAACATGAATGCATAATAACGCTTATTGGCAAGAACTAAAACAAAAGCAAGTGGAACACCAAAGCATAGCAAACaatcatacattttaaaaaaaattaaatggcctGTTTTGAAATGTTCtggttttctttgtttgtttgtttaaaagaacCTTTAAATCATGCGCTTcttcatttaggctgcaatcctatgctcacttacctggaagtaagccccagtgaacttaatgggactttcTTCTAAGTAAGTAGTTATGGAATTGCACTGTTAGGGTATTAAAGTTCATAAAAAGCACCAAATGtttaattattgcatttttacTCTTGCCTCATGTTAAGTTCTGTTTCTGTGTTTTCCCCCTGCTTTCTTAAGTAGATGAATCAAATCATTATTTTTAAACTCTAGACTTCAAAAGCACACTGTAGTATTACCTAAATCACCGGCTTCTATTAAACAGCTTCTCAGTTCCATCAATGTAAGCTGTCTCCTTTTCTATTTCCATGTGCATAGAATCGaagaattgtacagctggaagggaccctgagaattatctagtccaaccccctgcaatgcacgaatatgcagctgtcccatatggggagtAAACCTTCATGTGAAAATCAAGACTGCATAATGTTTAATGTGTACAGGGATTAGGAAGAAATATTCACTGGCCACACCCCAACACATAGCGTAAGCATGCTTaagcctgttgaaatcaatgggctgtgTTGGATTGTACCTATTGAGTGGtagtcagctaagttttactcaagagtagacccagtgaaattaattaaTGTTACTAAGTTAGGAATATTAATTCCAGTGAGTACACTCAGTAAAACCCATTGGGTTTATAACTTAATGTATATACTGGCTATCACAGACATCTTGTTTGAGTATTTAAATCTCATGATCCAGAGCACTTTGGGTAACTTTAGTTCATTCTGCAATGCTATCTTGGGGTGAAATGAGAGAACTGCACATCCACAGGAATTCTCTGCTGTGCAGACGTGCTGCAACAGAAAAATCAGGATGTTGCAGCATAAGCACATTGTAAAACATCCAGGATATACGCcctagaagccgcccagagtgactggggagacctagccagatgggtggggtgtaaatactactactactactactactactgctactactactgtaCTGTATTAACCAAAGCCTCAATTAATGGCTACCACAGTACCAATTCTTCATTAAAAATAACAGGAAAAAACTGGTGATGAAGTGTGGGAGGAATGGGCAGCCCAATAAGGAGGATACCTCAAGATGCTTATCCCAGATCTATGGTGCAATGTCTACTTAATGAGGCCCAAAATTATCTGTGTGAAAAGTGGAAAATGTAACTACCGTACACAACACCACCCTCAGTGCAAAGACTGCAGATCTGAACAGAGGCAAAGCTCTAGTTAGTGGGAAAGTTCTCTTTGTCTCCCAAGTTGCAAAACAGACTACAAGCAGTCTTTGATTTTCACATGCTACAGAAGCTTGTATTGTTTCCAACCATTCACCATTTAGAATGGTTTCAGTTGATGTATGAGCTCTGCCTGGTGACTAATCTAAAACATGCATGCTTCTGTTGGAACAGAAATAAATGCTGGGTGGTTTGAAGATTGCAAACTCAGGTCCTGTGGCAGGTTGTACCTTCATTTAAGACAGGAACTGCACGGCAAGGGGCCAAGTACCGCCCTGCAAGCCTCTCTAATTTGGCCCTTGCCCACACCCTTCTCCCATGGCCAAGCCCCACACCTGTTTTGCACCCTCAttgactgtcccccccccccgacatgtaCGCTTGAACTCTCATAATACCTCTTGCTTGAATGGATGGAAGATACAGAATGACCCCTTATTTAAAACTGCACTTCTCAACAATAATAATGGTACAAATGACACTGGTTGAATCCTCAATTTACTACTTTCACATGATATAGGAAGGTGTGAGCCTCTCTCCTCTCTGCAGCAAATCCTTCATGCCCCCTAGTGGATAACTAGTCGCCCATTGCTTTTTAAGGGACAAGAGCTGCACTAACTGGGTGTCGTGTACACTATGTTCAGGGACAGTTAATTAGCAGTGTGCTGTCTCCTTAGACACAATACAGTCTCCAAATCACTCCCTCTCTCGCCTTGAACTAGGAGGAAGCCAGGGAGCTGCATGAAACCCACGTTAATAAACCTGTCCAGTTGCCAACACCTTTGTGGGATCTGAAGTCTGCAGTTGGTGGTCATGCCTATGGTGCTGTGTCCATGATGTTGCCTGACTGGTGCAGGGCAGACAATGCACCTGCTGtttttattggttgagggagccggggtacagcttccgggtcatgtggccagcatgactaagccgcttctggcgaaccagagcagcgcacagaaacgccgtttaccttcccgccggagcggtacctattgatctacttgcactttgacgtgctttcaaactgctaggttggcaggagcagggaccaagcaacgggagttcgccccgtcgcagggattcaaaccaccaaccttctgatcggcaagtcctaggctctgtggtttaacccacagcgccacccatgtcccctgagAGAATGTAACAGGCCACAATATGTGCTCTATGCTGCAATTTGTTCTGGTCTTATACctagcaggggttggcaaccagAGGTCTTCCTGAGTCAAACTGGCACCTGTCCCATTTAGCACCACAAGGTGTGTTGGAGGGTATTTTTAGCGAAGGGACTCTGTAGCAAACCATGGGAAGAGAAGTGGGGAGTTTCAACTGTGTTGATATTTCAGTGTGtagctgtgcctttaacagcaactTGATTGCAGACATTAGAATGGGATAATGTCTATTCCTGTGATATATTTTGCCTGTTCAGCCTGCTGTTAAAGGCGCAGGAGCAGCCTGGCTGTTCCCATGGTAGCAGGCAACCATATTGATCAGCTAATTCATAGAGCTTTCATCAATGGACTATGCCCATAAAAAACCAAGACCTGCTTTGGCCATAtggtatgcagtggtacctcgagttacatacgcctcaggttacagactccgctaacccagaaatagtacctcgggttaagaactttgcttcaggatgaaaacagaaatcgtgctccggcggtgcagcagcagcaggaggccccattagctaaagtggtgctaaaggttaagaacagtttcaggttaagaacggacctctggaatgaattaccgtatttttcgctctattggacgcaccggaccacaggacgcacctagtttttagagggggaaatcaaggaaaaaatattcccccccagccccaaagagcaacaaACAGGCTGTGCGCAGCCTGtgtgcttctcccagagcttctcggggctgcgggggaagcccgggttcccccaccagccccaaagagcaaagaagccaagacagcgcgcgggatccatagccgcgcaacctctccagccaggagctaaacctctccagcgcggctaaagaagaagacaaggcagtgagcgcgatccatcccactcgctgccctggcttcctctttagccttgcgcagcatctttagtcttgcgcaatggGATGGATTGCGCCCGCTGTCCactggggctggactagatgactcctggggttcccttccaaccctgcaattctatgacctcggaaggtgtttggggtctccaccactggaggcttttaagcaatgGTTGGGGGGCCATCTGCtgggggttctttagctgtgattcctacattgtgagggggctgggctagatgaccctcgggtggccctcccaactctatacagtcctacagttctgcagcaggagatccacagccacttcacacaatgcccactcccaattttcatctgagagacatgtggcttcagtgtctaggtaggtacctgccacacttcccccaccccacttaagctgagggaattcctgcccagagaagctcccaggtgaggcaagggttaagatctacctctggtagATCTCTTGAGGCTGGAGAGGcacgcaaggctaaagaggaagccagggCAGTGAACGGGATGGATCACGCTCcctgccttggcttcctctttagccttgcgaagccgccccccccccccctggagagGCGCCAAGTCTAAAGAGGAAGCCAGGGCAGTGACTGGCGGTGTCAGTCCCCTCTCCctcttggggaaaagcccgcaagagccgcgcgaagcttgtgtggggctcttgggggcttttcctgcctgcctcccccctgcatttgctccataggacgcacagactttcccccttagtttttaagacgggaaaagtgtgtcctatggtgcgaaaagtacggtaagtacgtaaccagaggtaccactgtatctctttacTCTTTGATGTGATCCATTTGAAATAAGGCTGTGCCTCTATAATGAGCATTTTCCATACTGGCTTGGCTGCTACCAAGGCCCTGCCATAAAACGGCTGCGTGTTGCAGGGCACTCTGGAGCATTTTCTAAGGTGCAAAAGAGTACATGGCAAGAGCTGGCTTGGGCTCTTGGGCCTCACAGTCCCCAAGGATGAGCTGAGAATGCACCTTGCATTGTTCCCTTGCAACAAGATATTACTGCAGAGAAAATCAGTAGTGGTGGACAACTTTCTGGGAAGCTTGTCAGCTGTTACTGATTTTCTCTTTGAGAAATACCCACTAAGCTTGTAAAACTCCCAGAAAGACAAATTGATACGATTTACTATTCAAATATGGTAATTTGTATCAACTCATGGGTTATGTGGTTGCCAACTTGTTTACAGAAGGCAGCTTTGTGCATTTAACAGCAGCATTGGAGGCAGAAATTCCACAACTGCATCTGTTGAAATTCTACCTGCCAAAGGTAGCAATCCTGTTGCTGCCTTGACCTAGGTTATGTAGTTTGTAAGCAGGCAGGTTCTGCCACTGTTGAGGCAGTGTGAGCCTTCCTGAAACAAGTGATTTATATATTTAGTTTTGGTTAGTGTTAAATCTGGGCTCGTCAAAGAAAAGTCAATCATGCAGCACAAAAGTGAACCTGTGTTTATCAGTTCCTTGCCTTAATACTTATTCAAAAGTTCCTAATCTGACTTCCTGGCAAATAGTTGTCAGCTTGTAACTTTAAATGCCCTCAAGACAACTTGGAAAATGAAGTGGCAGGGGCTGCTTCTCTCTGTTCCTCCCCCGGGTCCTTTCACCCAACCAACCCTAGCCTCTAAAACAGGAGCTAAATGAGGCATCCTGCTCATCAGACCTTCCTTCATACCCAGAGTCTGTGAGTTCAAATCCTTGCTGTTGTCTTTAAATAGTCTTCTCTATTTACAGAGGCAGTgtcgtgtagtggttagagtgctgaaccaggacctggaagaccaaggttcaaatccccactaggccatggagctcactgggtgaccttgggccaaccaTTGCCTCTCATCTCAACCTACTTCACAGAGTggttgggattaaatgaggagggggagaaccatatacaccacttgggagctccttggaggaaaatggtgggatatagataaaataaaagaaagagggaggagcgTGAGAACCAGAAGAAAGACAGGTGACATCAGCTGCAACTATTTTTATCAGTGTGCATTTAAAGGTAAATACGGGTTTCCCCCCtgttaggtcctgtcgtgaccgactctggggttgcggtgctcatctcgctttactggccgaggtagctggtgtacagcttctgggtcatgtggctagcatgactaagctgcttctgacaaaccagagcagcacacagtaacaccatttaccttcccgccggagcggtacctatttatctacttgcactttgacgtgctttcaaactgttaggttggcaggagcagggaccaagcaacgggagctcaccctgtcgcggggatttgaaccgccaaccttctgatcggcaagtcctaggctctgtggtcacAGTTAAACCTATGCAAAAAGAGTAATGCCCTAATTGTgaccccctcccacacaccaAAGAGTGAGGCACAGAGACTTCCTGTGCGCACAAGAATGTCAGGGGCTGGATATGCACAGTTACTGGTGTCCTTGTGCCCCAGTACTCTTTCAGTGGCACTGTTTGCCCTTCCCACACTCAGTGGGGCTTGGACATatctaggattgtgctgttacttAGGAAAATATTGTCTAAATTAATTCAAAATATTTCTGGCTAAACGCATTTGGAATTTTTCTCCAAAGGAAATCACAgcatttgtagagttggaagggaccccatgggccatctagttcagcccccagcaatgcaggaatcctgcccacagctatcCTTTGGTGGGCTCAAAGCACCaagcttctggttaacagccagacacactctGCCTCTGGGGAATGCTGGCTTAAAAGTGGTCTGCTACAAAATATATTGATTTGCCACCAATAAAAGTTGTTGAAATGAACTCTTGCCCGGCTTCTAATCTTGCAGAGACCTGCCACCAAGAACGCCAATTCATTGTCTTCACTCCCGCAATGCTCCTATGGTTACTTTCTTCCTATCATGATCATGACTAAGCCCACAACTCCCAGGCCcatttcccacttttctttagccTTATTCCATTATCCCTAAAACCCAACTCATTACCTGTCTCCTGATCTCCTACCCTAATACTCcataatcttggggggggggggggggatattccaAAGAGACCAAGTCATAAACTATGAAGAAGCAGCGGTTATAAGAATGTGTAAATGAATACTGCTCAGCCTACCATTTTACATGTCAGTAGAAGGGAAAGGAGTCACCGAGGGAAATTTCTGTTGCTGAAAGAGGAAAGATTTAAAAGAGTCTGCAACATCGCATGCTTTCTGGATGCCTTTTAAGCTggacccctgcccaccccccacagaAGTGACCAAATTTCCTTTCTGGTTTCTCACTAAGGAGTGTCATGGAATTCTTGCATCACAACCAAAAAAGGTCAAGTTCCTCTCTAGCTCTTTGTTTGCTTAAAGATGGTATTTGACATTCAGCTGAATTTATAAGAATTACAAACAGTGGCTTGCAGGCTAGAAAAACGAGCCCCATGCTATAAACCAGGAACTTTAAAGCACAGTACTGTACTGCTTGTCTCCTTTATCTTCTTTGGTTGTCACTTTTCACTTTGGGTTGCTGCCCAATTTCTTTCTAaagcaggcaaaggcaaactcggccctccagatgttttgagactacaattcccatcatcccccgaccactggtcttgttagctagggatggtgggagttgtagtctcaaaacatctggagggccgactttgcctatgcctgttctaaagtcTATCTCAATATTACCCCTTTCCACTAACTGCTGCACACGTTCCTGTCCTCCCCTCCAAATGCTGGCATTTCAGATCCACCATCATTATTCTTACATCCTGCTCCACCACTTTCTCCATATTAACCACCCGTTGTCCTGTCCTGTTCAGCCTGTATGCCTCTGTTTCAACAGCAGCCATCAAGATGCCTTTGCAAAGGTTTACAAACAAGGCATGAAGGCAACTGTTGTCCCCTAGTGTTTATTCCTGGGAAGCACCTGTGAGCACAGATATTTCAGCTACCTATCAGAGCCATACTGCAGTCGCTAGCTAAAC
The Podarcis muralis chromosome 1, rPodMur119.hap1.1, whole genome shotgun sequence DNA segment above includes these coding regions:
- the ZBTB1 gene encoding zinc finger and BTB domain-containing protein 1; translation: MARTSHSSYVLQQLNNQREWGFLCDCCIAIDDIYFQAHKAVLAACSSYFRMFFMSQQHSTAQLNLSNMKITAECFDLILQFMYLGKIATAPNNFEQFKVAMNSLQLYNVPECLEDIQDTNSSGLRCSSSASSTQNSKMVFGVRMYEETLARSGSEASRCGAEPPSSTVSASQSREVSDEALRLSSLSEQPLESCKGSVVRKASGAKDRVSISRRFGRSFTCDGCGFSFSCERLLDEHIMSCTNRHSYQNARYYGADKKESGERDSALKTPSPQLDEFKAEASQATDGSSSPASNITSGKGTSISLEALGKQRSRAMERKRIIVKVEPEDNPIDDLKEFNIIKVTDGNDSTDNDDLDDDDPVYRYYIEEEVSENRRVRKAFLKPHMPIDEEARKYFRSGRVLNSKVSAVEEGPENASCELCGQTITEEDLSSHYLSKHIENICACGKCGQILVKGRQLQDHAQSCGEPQDLTTNGLRNMEEKIDLEESPEEQSEIQEMMYVEMLDEFGDGHFQMNSLPKKQLYRDSACPFRCPNCGLRFETENLVVEHMSSCLDQDLFKNAMMEENERDHRRKHFCNLCGKGFYQRCHLREHYTVHTKEKQFACQTCGKQFLRERQLRLHNDMHKGMARYVCSICDQGNFRKHDHVRHMISHLSAGETICQVCFQIFPNNEQLEQHMDVHLYTCGVCGAKFNLRKDMRSHYNAKHLKRT